The window TGCTCCCGGCAGCCTCACCAGGAGGCCCACATGAACAACAGGAGCTTGCGCCCCAGGAACTGGTGCAGGTTGACCCGCTCTCCGTCCAGCGAAGGCAACTGCAGATCGGGCAGGGCATCGCCTACTTCCAGGAACCTGACGCTCATGCCGCACCTCCGAAACTTGATTACCACACTCCACTATTGCTCGTCAACCGAGCCCGGCGTTGTCGGCGGCGGGCTGTCCCTAGGTCACCGTACCCTAGGCAGGAGGCTGTCACACGCCCACTGGCCCGGCGTCCAGAGTGTGCCATTCCGTGGTGCCTGGCGTCAGTGGCCGGCATTCGCCGATCTCCAGGTGCCTGCCCTAGAATGGAGCCGACCCAGACTCGCGACAGGAGGAGCGATGGTGCCAGCACTCGCATCCTCGCCGCCTGCCTGGGGTTGCTCATGACTGACCCCAACCTTCTGGTCAACCTCGTCTATGCCTTAGGCGTGGCAGTGGTCGGAGCCGCCATAGCAGTTCGTCTCGGCCAACCAGCTATCGTCGGCTACATTATCGGCGGGATCGCCATAGGCCCTCATACCCCGGGCTTCGTGGGCGACATCGCGGCCGTGGAGGCGCTGGCCGACATCGGAGTGATCCTGCTGATGTTCGCCATAGGGGTGCAGCTGTCGCTGCGGGACCTCCTTCAGGTGGGGAGGGTGGCCTCCGCCGGCGGACTCGTCCAGGTGATGGCTCTCATCGCCGCTGGCTACGCGGTCGGCACAGCCCTGGGCTGGCCCGACAAGGAAGCCCTGTTCTTCGGCGCTTTCATCTCCAACTCCTCCAGCACGGTTCTGTCCAAGGTCCTCAGCGAACGCGGAGAATTGGACGCTCCCCACGCCAACCTGAGTCTGGCCTGGTCTTCGGTCCAGGACTTCAGCACCATCGCCCTGGTGGTCATCCTCACCTCGCTGGCCACCGGAGAAGGTGGCCTGGGCAGCACCATCCTCGTCTCCCTCTTCAGAGCCCTGCTGTTCCTGGCCCTGCTCGTCCCGCTGGGCCTCAAGGTGCTCCCCTGGTTACTGGAAAGGCTCGCCGGGCTGCACAGCCGCGAGCTTTTCGTCCTGGCGGTGGCCGCCCTCGCCCTGGGAGCAGCCTACGTATCTTCCCTCTTCGGCCTCTCCCTAGCGCTGGGGGCCTTCGTGGCCGGGGTGGTGGTGGGAGAATCGGACCTCTCGCACCAGATCTTGGGAGTGGTCTCGCCCCTCCGCGACGTGTTCGCCGGCATGTTCTTCGTCTCCGTCGGCACGCTGGCCAACCCCGGATTCGTCGTCTCACATGCGGGCTCGGTACTGGTAGCTGTGGGCCTCATCGTGCTGGTCAAGGGTGGACTGGTGGCGGCCATCCTGGGGTTGGCCGGCCACCCCTTCCGCGCGGCGCTGCTCACCGGCGTGGGGCTGGCCCAGTCGGCAGAGTTCTCCTTCATACTGGCTCGCGTGGGAGCAGGCCTCGGCGTAGTCTCGGCCGAGATGTTCTCCCTGATGCTGACCGCTGCGGCGGTGAGCATAGCCCTGTCCCCCTACCTGATTCGCTCCGCTGCCGCGCTCACCGCCCGGATCGAGCGGCGCTCGGGGCCAGGGGAAAGACCGAAGACGCCGGTCCCGGCCCTGAAGGACCACACCGTAATCTGCGGTTTCGGCCGCGTAGGGCGTGTCATAGGCGAGAGCCTGGCGGAGGCAGGTCACCCCTTCGTGGTGATAGACCAGGACCGGCGGCTGGTGCGCGAGCTCGTCGGCCAGGGCATCCCCGCCATCACCGGGTATGCCGACAGCGCGGCGGTGCTAGAACAAGCGGGGCTGGAGCGAGCTCGGGCCGTTGTCATCGCCCTCCCCGATGCCCTGGCCGTGCGCCAGGTCGCGGACTACTGTCGCCGGCTCCATCCGAGCCTTCCCATCGTGGCCCGCACCCATAGCGAAGAGGAACTGGAGTACCTGCACCGCCTGGGCGTCAACGATGCGGTGATGGGCGAGAGGGAGCTGGCCATGGAGATGGCGCGGTGCACGCTCCGGTGCCTGGAACCAGGTGCCACCATCCCGGAAGGGACACCCCAGGATCAGCGCCAAGACCGGGCCTAGAGCACAGGCGGCACCGTGCGACATGAGGAGAGCAGCAGTGTACCGCAGTGCCCTCCCCAGGGCGGACGCGGTGGTCCGCCCCCATCGCGGAACCTTGCCCCCGACACACAGGCGTAGGGGCAGGCGACCGTGCCTGCCCTGGATGGACGCGGTGGTCCGCCCCTGCCGCGCTCCCTTGCCCCCGGCACCAGGTACCCGAGGCTGGTGCCCTGGCCCAGTCCAACCCCAGAGCGAAATGCACTGGCACAACGCCCCGTTGACAATACCCTACCACGGCAGTAGACTATTTGTGCCCCTCTCCCGGCGAGGAAGAGCGCCGAGGAAGGTGCCATGGAGCCGCGAGCGCGGGAACAGGCACGGCGGAGAGTCACGCGATCCGCCTCGCCGTACGGTCGAGGGAGACAAGGGCTGCAGGTGCAATGGATAGAGTGCAACAGTGAATGGCTCGTGAGCCCTGCTGCACACCCTGTGCACTACCCAATAGCCACTACCCTAGGAGTTAGCACATGAGCGACCTGAGACTGCAAGTGCCAAACATAAGCTGCCAGCATTGTGTTCGCACCATCACCCGCGAGCTGTCCGTCGTGCCGGGCGTGAGGAAGGTGTCGGTCGACGTCGAAGCCAAGACGGTGGAGGTGCAGTACGAGGGACCCGCTACCGAGGCCCGCATTCGCGATACCCTTGAGGAGATCGGGTACCCACCCGAGGGGGCCTAGCGTGGCCGACAAGAAGCTGGTTCGTCTGCCCATCACCGGGATCACCTGCGCCAACTGCGCCTACACCATCGAGCGCAACCTGGGCCGGATGGAGGGCGTCCACGGGGTCTCCGTCAACCTGGCCACTGATGAGGCAGAGGTGCTGCTGGAGGACGACGTCCCCCTGAGCCAGATCGCCGAGGTGGTAGACGAGAGCGGCTACGGCCTGGGCACCATTACTGCCGATTTCGCCGTCCTGGGCATGACCTGCGCCAACTGCGTCATGGCCGTAGAGCGGGCCGTGCGACGCCTGGACGGAGTGCTGGAAGTATCGGTGAACCTGGCCAGCGAGCGCGCCCGCGTCACCTACATCCCCACTATGGTCACCCTGGCCGAGATCAAGCAGGCCGTAGTGGACGCCGGCTACGAGGTGCTGCGCGAGGAGGACGAGGAAGAGACCTCCACCCTGGAACTGGTGCAGGAGCGCGAAGTCCGACGCCAGAGGCGCCGGTTGACGGTGGCGGCCATCTTCTCCCTTCCGGTGCTCCTGCTCAGCATGCCTTTCGATCTCGGCCTGCTAGCCGACTTCCCGGGCCGGCTGTGGCTGCTCCTCCTATTCACCACCCCGGTCATGCTCTATTCCGCCCAGGGGTTCTTCACCGGCGCCTACAAGGCCCTGCGCAACCGGGCGCCCGACATGGACGTCCTCATCGCCACGGGCACCGGGGTAGCCTACGTCTACAGCGTGATCTCCCTCATCTGGCTGCACGGCCACACCCACTTCGAAGCGGCGGCCATCATCGTCACCCTGGTCTTGGCCGGCAAGTATCTGGAGGCGGGCGCCAAGCGCCGGGCCTCCGGCGCCGTGCGCTCTCTCCTCGCCCTGCAGCCTCAG of the Anaerolineae bacterium genome contains:
- a CDS encoding heavy-metal-associated domain-containing protein; this encodes MSDLRLQVPNISCQHCVRTITRELSVVPGVRKVSVDVEAKTVEVQYEGPATEARIRDTLEEIGYPPEGA
- a CDS encoding sodium:proton antiporter — encoded protein: MEPTQTRDRRSDGASTRILAACLGLLMTDPNLLVNLVYALGVAVVGAAIAVRLGQPAIVGYIIGGIAIGPHTPGFVGDIAAVEALADIGVILLMFAIGVQLSLRDLLQVGRVASAGGLVQVMALIAAGYAVGTALGWPDKEALFFGAFISNSSSTVLSKVLSERGELDAPHANLSLAWSSVQDFSTIALVVILTSLATGEGGLGSTILVSLFRALLFLALLVPLGLKVLPWLLERLAGLHSRELFVLAVAALALGAAYVSSLFGLSLALGAFVAGVVVGESDLSHQILGVVSPLRDVFAGMFFVSVGTLANPGFVVSHAGSVLVAVGLIVLVKGGLVAAILGLAGHPFRAALLTGVGLAQSAEFSFILARVGAGLGVVSAEMFSLMLTAAAVSIALSPYLIRSAAALTARIERRSGPGERPKTPVPALKDHTVICGFGRVGRVIGESLAEAGHPFVVIDQDRRLVRELVGQGIPAITGYADSAAVLEQAGLERARAVVIALPDALAVRQVADYCRRLHPSLPIVARTHSEEELEYLHRLGVNDAVMGERELAMEMARCTLRCLEPGATIPEGTPQDQRQDRA
- a CDS encoding redoxin family protein, whose protein sequence is MSVRFLEVGDALPDLQLPSLDGERVNLHQFLGRKLLLFMWASW